One Epidermidibacterium keratini DNA segment encodes these proteins:
- a CDS encoding GNAT family N-acetyltransferase, with translation MSDDNVQVRRGEKGDRFEIVKDGEVAGFTQYFDEGNQRVFFHTEVGEQYGGQGLAGILVKDALDTTRGEDLRVVPVCPYVASYVKKHDDEYGDIVDRPTPQILQKLR, from the coding sequence ATGAGCGATGACAACGTGCAGGTCCGCAGGGGCGAGAAGGGCGATCGGTTCGAGATCGTCAAGGACGGCGAGGTAGCTGGCTTCACCCAGTACTTCGACGAAGGAAACCAGCGGGTCTTCTTCCACACCGAGGTCGGCGAGCAGTACGGCGGCCAGGGGCTCGCCGGGATCCTGGTCAAGGACGCCCTCGACACCACCCGCGGAGAGGACCTGCGCGTCGTCCCGGTCTGCCCGTACGTCGCGTCGTACGTCAAGAAGCACGACGACGAGTACGGCGACATCGTCGATCGCCCGACTCCGCAGATCCTGCAGAAGCTGCGCTAG